A single genomic interval of Helianthus annuus cultivar XRQ/B chromosome 13, HanXRQr2.0-SUNRISE, whole genome shotgun sequence harbors:
- the LOC110897823 gene encoding uncharacterized protein LOC110897823, producing MPPTDHHTSFLNRISIRRNQVVSMDVNHEQHLEQLELFQKHVSDRFIQLLPPQSPEPDTDTETVLSISWFRKLLDVYLCCESEFKAVLIIGRDASHFAKPPLDRLLPDHLDRTVKALDICNAVTHGIEVVRHWLRLAQIAVEALEQRPIVEGHVKRAKRALNTLLAAMVVDDKDPNVTGGKLAERMWSISRRGGGGGVAPPPAVNHTRKISVSRSLSSSFSKSWSASKQLQAMSTNLVAPRGGDPTGLSQPVYLMSSVLVFVMWTLVTAVPCQERVGPGAHFQLPRHLVWTNPMILLQEKIGEEWKKKEKRGTAGLLAEVQVIEKVAQSLVEFAEGFEFPVGVEKADEVTAQVTELSDICRKLEVGLGPLQLQVRELFHRMVRSRAEVLDVMDVVGKINTNIPY from the exons atGCCGCCCACAGACCACCACACCTCCTTCCTCAACCGCATCAGCATCCGCCGCAACCAAGTAGTCTCCATGGACGTCAACCACGAGCAACACCTTGAACAACTTGAACTATTCCAAAAACACGTCTCCGATCGCTTCATTCAACTCTTACCACCTCAATCTCCGGAacccgataccgataccgaaacaGTTCTATCCATATCATGGTTTCGTAAACTTCTTGATGTGTATTTATGCTGTGAGAGTGAATTCAAGGCGGTGTTGATCATTGGAAGGGATGCTAGTCATTTTGCTAAGCCGCCACTGGACCGGTTGTTGCCGGATCATTTGGACCGGACGGTTAAGGCTTTGGATATATGTAATGCGGTTACTCATGGGATTGAGGTGGTTAGGCATTGGCTGAGGCTGGCTCAGATTGCTGTGGAGGCTTTGGAGCAACGGCCCATTGTTGAAGGGCATGTTAAGAGGGCGAAAAGAGCGTTGAATACGCTGTTGGCGGCCATGGTGGTGGATGATAAGGACCCGAATGTGACGGGTGGGAAGTTGGCCGAACGGATGTGGTCGATTAGTCGccgtgggggtggtggtggtgtggctCCTCCTCCGGCTGTTAATCATACCCGGAAAATAAGTG TTTCAAGATCATTATCTTCTAGTTTTTCCAAGTCATGGTCTGCCTCTAAGCAACTCCAAGCAATGTCTACAAACCTTGTGGCTCCACGTGGCGGAGACCCGACCGGGTTGTCCCAACCAGTATACCTAATGAGTTCAGTTTTGGTTTTTGTTATGTGGACATTGGTTACCGCGGTCCCATGCCAAGAACGCGTAGGACCAGGGGCACATTTCCAACTCCCCAGGCATCTCGTGTGGACCAACCCGATGATTTTATTGCAAGAGAAGATCGGCGAAGAGTGGAAAAAGAAGGAGAAGAGAGGGACCGCGGGGTTACTGGCAGAAGTTCAAGTGATTGAGAAGGTTGCTCAGAGTCTTGTTGAGTTTGCGGAGGGGTTTGAGTTTCCGGTGGGCGTGGAGAAGGCGGATGAAGTGACGGCACAAGTGACCGAGTTGTCGGATATATGTCGTAAACTCGAGGTAGGGTTAGGGCCGTTGCAATTGCAAGTTAGGGAGTTGTTTCATAGGATGGTGAGAAGCAGGGCTGAAGTGCTTGATGTTATGGATGTAGTTGGTAAAATTAACACCAATATTCCTTACTAA